The sequence GCGTCGGGATCCGGCAGGACGCGAGTGTGCGCGTGCCCGGCGCCGGCCTCGAAGGGCTTCGCGTGACAGTCCCCGCAGGCCTGGGCACTGACGGCGATGGGCTGCCCGCCGCCCACCGGGCCGTTCGAGAAGCGCGAAAGCGGTGCGCCGCCTGCCGTGCGCATGGCGCCGACCCCGTCGAGCCCGTTATAGACGGCGTGGAAGAGATCGTCGCCCGCGGTAAAAAGCTGCTGGAAGGACATGGCGCCCCCGACGACGTCACGCTGCTCGAGGTGGTTTTCGATCGCGGGGTGCTCCTCGAGCTCGATTACCGGCAGCTCGACGGGGAGCTCAGCGGGTGGCTCCGGAGCCGTGCAAGCGGCGGCAGCCACCAGCGCCACCATCGTCGCGACCTGAAGCTTCGAGTCGCAGAGACGTTTGATCGAGCTCCAGCCTGTTCCTTTCATGCGTTCCTCACTTTCCGCCGTTCTCAGGGCGGCGAAGGAGGGACTATATGAACCCATCCCGGCGTCGTCAAGACCGTGAATCCAAGTCCCCAACATCGGCTTGGCTAACGGGCTTCCAACCTTTGATTTGCTTCGCTGCATTAGAGTGCCTAGTATTCTTCCTACCGAACATCTTCGGTCGCTGCGGACTTTCTGCGAGCACGAAGGAAGCGATGGATTTCTCTTGGCGCATTCCCTCATAACACATTGAGCCACTTTCCCTCGATCGCGGCTTCCGCTGACTCCAACACGCGTTGGCAAGAGTGGACGCGTTTCGTGCTCGTGTTGGGGTATGTCGGGCTCGTCGTCGCCGGGTTTCTCTATGACTGGCAACCGCGGCTCTTCTGGACGATGCTCTTGCCGTTGTTGCCGATGTCCATCGTGTTGATGGGATTCTCCAACTGGCGACGGCTTTGCCCGCTTGCCTACTTCGGCGAGATCGGAAGGCGGCTCAATCGCCGCAGCCAGCGTCGGGTTCCCGCCTGGCTCGAACGCTGGTTTTTCGTCGTGACTTTCGGCGTGCTCCTGGCGATGCTGGTTATGCGACTGGTGGCGACGAACGGCGACGGGCGTTTGCTCGGCGGGCTCCTGATCGCCCTCGCCCTGGCCGCAGCACTCACCAATACCGTTTTCACCGGCAAGACCTGGTGCAATTTCGTTTGTCCGGTGGGTCTGATCGAGCGGGTTTACACCGAGCCCGGCTCGCTGATTCGGAGCCCTTCGAACTCTCAGTGCGAACGTTGCACCGCCTGCAAGAAACACTGCCCTGACATCGACCAGGAGAACGGGTACTGGCAAGATTTGATGACCGAAGGCCGGCGGCTGGCCACCTTCGCGTTTCCCGGTTTGGTACTCGCTTTCTACACCTATTACTGGCTACGGCACGGTAGCTGGGAAGCCTATTTCGACGGCCGGTGGACTCGAACACCCTTCGATTCGAGCCTGCTCCTGGGGCCGGGGTTCTTCTTTATTGAAGGTATCCCGGCACTCGCCGCCGCGAGCTTGACGCTTCTCGCGTTCTCGGCCCTCTCCTATGGAGTCTTCCGGCTCGTCGAGTCGGCGCTCGGAAGGCTCGCGTCGGACGCCGAACGCCGGCGTCATCTCGCTCTGGCGTTGGCGGCATTTACCGCGTTCGTCACGTTCTTTTTCTTCGCTGGCGCTCCCACGCTGCGGAAGTTGCCCGGCGGTACACGGGCGGTCGCTTTCATTACCCCGGCCGTGGCGACTCTCTTTCTCACCAAGCGCTGGCGGCGTCGGCGAGAGCACTACATTCGCGAGAGGGGAGCCACGAAGCTCCTCCGCAATTGGCCATTCGACAATCCGCCACCCCAGGAGCCCGATGAGGTCTACGCCTGGATCAAGGCCGACGAGCATGCCCGCGAGAAACACTTGGCGGCCTACGCGAGCACCGTTCAGGAAATCATCGCCGACGGTCTCGTCCGGGGCGGAGAGCTTCGGTTTCTCGAGGAGGTTCGCAAGCAGTTCGGGATCTCGACCCGCGAGCACGAGACGGTCGTCGCCCGCTTGTCTGCAGAGGAGCGGGAGCTCTTCGCTCGGGCGGACACCACCAGCCTCGAACAGCGAGTCCAGTTGGCCGGCTACCAGACGGCGCTCTCCGAGGCACTGCTTCGCCGCGCTCCCGACCGCGAGATCGAGGAGCTTCGTCAGGCTTTCGGCGTCAGCCGGGAGGACCACGATTCGACATTGGAAAAGATCCGGGGCGAGGCCGGGCCTCTTCGCCGAAGGGCCGCCAGTCAGGTGGAATTAGCCGTGGCCATGCATCGGGATTTGGCCACTCTCGGCCGCGACGGGTCCGTCTCCAGGAGGTTTCTCGCCGGACTCCTGCTGCAAGCCCAGGATGCAGCGGTGCGCCGTGCCATGGAGTTCCTCGCGCTCATGGGCAACAAAGCGCGGGTCGAAGCGCTTCGTCTCCGTATCGCCAGCGACGACCGGGAGACGCGCCAGTCGGCGGTCGAATCGCTCGCCCGCGAGCGCGCCGAGTACGAAGATCTCGTCAGAGCTCTCGAAGCCGCGATCGTCGAGCGCATTCCGGAATCCGTCCCGGATCCCGTTGCCCTCACGGAGCTCCTCGAGCGTCATGCATCGTCCACGGATCCTTACGTCCGAGCGGCTGCGATATGGACCGCCACTAAGGAGCTCGGAATCGCTGCCGGTCCCATCCTTGCGCGAGCCATCGAGGATCCGAACGAGCTCGTCAATGAGACGGCGGTAGCGGGAGCGCGTCACATCCTCGAGATTGCCGAGACCGAAGCGGGGGCCAGCGGTGGAGAACCATCTCAAGCTCGTCTCCAGACCTCCGGGTCTCAAACGGTGAAGGGCGAGACGAGCGTCGCGCTCGCACAGCTGTGGAGAACGATCGGATCCGTGTCCGAGTCGAGCTTTTCGAAGCTTCCCACGATCGAGAGGATGCAGTTCC comes from Vicinamibacteria bacterium and encodes:
- a CDS encoding cyclic nucleotide-binding domain-containing protein — protein: MLVLGYVGLVVAGFLYDWQPRLFWTMLLPLLPMSIVLMGFSNWRRLCPLAYFGEIGRRLNRRSQRRVPAWLERWFFVVTFGVLLAMLVMRLVATNGDGRLLGGLLIALALAAALTNTVFTGKTWCNFVCPVGLIERVYTEPGSLIRSPSNSQCERCTACKKHCPDIDQENGYWQDLMTEGRRLATFAFPGLVLAFYTYYWLRHGSWEAYFDGRWTRTPFDSSLLLGPGFFFIEGIPALAAASLTLLAFSALSYGVFRLVESALGRLASDAERRRHLALALAAFTAFVTFFFFAGAPTLRKLPGGTRAVAFITPAVATLFLTKRWRRRREHYIRERGATKLLRNWPFDNPPPQEPDEVYAWIKADEHAREKHLAAYASTVQEIIADGLVRGGELRFLEEVRKQFGISTREHETVVARLSAEERELFARADTTSLEQRVQLAGYQTALSEALLRRAPDREIEELRQAFGVSREDHDSTLEKIRGEAGPLRRRAASQVELAVAMHRDLATLGRDGSVSRRFLAGLLLQAQDAAVRRAMEFLALMGNKARVEALRLRIASDDRETRQSAVESLARERAEYEDLVRALEAAIVERIPESVPDPVALTELLERHASSTDPYVRAAAIWTATKELGIAAGPILARAIEDPNELVNETAVAGARHILEIAETEAGASGGEPSQARLQTSGSQTVKGETSVALAQLWRTIGSVSESSFSKLPTIERMQFLRLVPLFSGLDPEDLYDLSLVAQQETCVAPQVLCKEGDPEADDLFIVVGGRASVVVASKDDSSEDEHEVEVLDCGAVVGELSLLDGGPRSATVRPKDGPLQVLRIPGSYFRARLLLRQRVTNPLLANLTRIIRRMLFRAAGERRSEG